The following are encoded together in the Geobacter sulfurreducens PCA genome:
- a CDS encoding ATP-binding cassette domain-containing protein has product MALITLRNITLAFGGPPLFDGINLQIGEGERLCLMGRNGTGKSTLLKLIAGEIPPEGGEIMRQQGVRVALVSQEVPRDLEGTVFDVVAQGMGEATALLAEYHRVSHLLAVEGGEGLLAQLATLQKRLEETGGWHLHQEVERVLNRLSLDADAPFSSLSGGTKRRALLARALVSAPDILLLDEPTNHLDIDTILWLEEFLAKNVTTLLFVTHDRAFARRLANRVAELDRGRIYAFACGYDEFVERREALLEAEITRQALFDKKLAQEEAWIRQGIKARRTRNEGRVRALKKLREERRQRRERQGTATIRLQEAERSGALVVEAENASVGYGDRAVIANLTTTVMRGDRVGIIGPNGSGKTTLLRLLLGELEPQQGTVRLGTRREVLYFDQMREQLDLDRTVQENVGEGNDTVIINGRSRHVIGYLQDFLFPPERARTPVRILSGGERNRLLLAKLFTKPSNVLVMDEPTNDLDAETLDLLEDLLLEYSGTLLLVSHDREFLNNVVTSTLVLSGDGQVREYVGGYDDWLRQAAAETPAAKPQSAKAPADTSTKTRDRGEKPRKLSFKEERELEALPERIHQLEEEQECLHATLADPEFYRGAGAEVAVFNCRLEELEGELEAAYARWEELEGLKG; this is encoded by the coding sequence GTGGCACTCATCACCTTGCGCAACATTACCCTCGCCTTCGGCGGCCCGCCGCTCTTCGACGGTATCAACCTCCAGATCGGGGAGGGGGAGCGCCTCTGCCTCATGGGGCGCAACGGCACCGGCAAATCGACCCTGCTGAAGCTCATCGCCGGCGAGATTCCCCCGGAGGGGGGCGAGATCATGCGGCAGCAGGGGGTGCGGGTGGCCCTCGTCTCCCAGGAGGTCCCCCGCGACCTGGAGGGGACCGTGTTCGACGTGGTGGCCCAGGGCATGGGCGAGGCCACGGCACTCCTGGCCGAGTACCACCGGGTGAGCCATCTGCTGGCCGTTGAGGGGGGAGAGGGGCTCCTGGCACAACTGGCCACCCTCCAGAAGCGGCTGGAAGAGACCGGCGGCTGGCATCTCCATCAGGAGGTGGAACGGGTTCTTAATCGCCTTTCCCTGGATGCGGATGCCCCTTTCTCGAGCCTTTCCGGCGGCACCAAGCGCCGGGCACTCCTGGCCCGGGCCCTGGTGTCGGCGCCGGACATCCTGCTCCTGGACGAGCCCACCAACCACCTGGACATCGATACTATCCTCTGGCTGGAGGAATTCCTGGCCAAAAACGTCACGACCCTGCTTTTCGTCACCCACGACCGGGCCTTTGCCCGCCGGCTCGCCAACCGGGTGGCCGAACTGGACCGGGGGCGGATCTACGCCTTTGCCTGCGGCTACGACGAATTCGTGGAGCGGCGCGAGGCGCTCCTGGAGGCGGAGATCACCCGCCAGGCCCTGTTCGACAAGAAGCTGGCCCAGGAGGAAGCGTGGATCAGGCAGGGGATCAAGGCCCGCCGAACCCGCAACGAGGGGCGGGTCCGGGCGCTGAAGAAGCTGCGGGAGGAGCGCCGGCAGCGGCGCGAGCGGCAGGGAACGGCCACGATCCGGCTCCAGGAGGCCGAGCGGTCCGGCGCCCTGGTGGTGGAGGCGGAGAACGCCTCCGTCGGCTACGGAGACCGGGCCGTCATTGCCAACCTCACCACCACTGTCATGCGCGGGGACCGGGTGGGGATCATCGGCCCCAACGGCTCAGGCAAGACCACCCTGCTGCGGCTCCTGCTGGGGGAGCTCGAACCCCAGCAGGGGACGGTCCGCCTGGGCACCCGCCGGGAGGTCCTCTACTTCGACCAAATGCGCGAGCAATTGGACCTGGACCGGACCGTGCAGGAAAACGTGGGCGAGGGGAACGACACCGTCATCATCAATGGCCGGAGCCGCCACGTGATCGGCTACCTGCAGGATTTTCTCTTCCCTCCCGAACGGGCGCGCACGCCGGTCCGCATCCTCTCCGGCGGGGAGCGCAACCGCCTCTTGCTGGCCAAGCTGTTCACCAAGCCTTCCAACGTGCTGGTGATGGACGAGCCCACCAACGATCTTGATGCCGAAACCCTGGACCTGCTTGAGGATCTGCTGCTGGAGTATTCCGGCACGCTGCTCCTGGTGAGTCATGACCGGGAGTTTCTCAACAACGTGGTGACGAGCACCCTTGTCCTGTCGGGCGACGGCCAGGTGCGGGAATACGTGGGGGGCTACGACGACTGGCTCCGTCAGGCCGCCGCCGAGACGCCGGCAGCAAAGCCGCAATCGGCGAAGGCACCCGCCGATACTTCGACCAAGACCCGCGACCGGGGCGAAAAGCCCCGCAAGCTCAGCTTCAAGGAGGAGCGCGAGCTTGAAGCGCTCCCGGAGCGGATTCATCAACTGGAGGAGGAGCAGGAGTGTCTCCACGCCACCCTGGCTGATCCGGAGTTCTATCGCGGCGCAGGCGCCGAAGTGGCGGTGTTCAACTGCCGGCTTGAGGAACTGGAGGGTGAGCTGGAAGCAGCCTATGCCCGCTGGGAAGAGCTGGAAGGCCTCAAGGGGTAG
- a CDS encoding DEAD/DEAH box helicase produces MDFKSFGFHPAVATGIAAAGYETPTPIQAQAIPAVMAGRDVMGLAQTGTGKTAAFALPILHRLQQGERGRVRALVIAPTRELAEQINDSFVTLGRQTRLRSVTVYGGVGVNPQVQKLKAGAEVVVACPGRLLDHIAQGTIDLSRLEVLVLDEADQMFDMGFLPDIRRVLKHLPPRRQTLLFSATMPIDIRTLAQDILVDPVTVQVGTVAPAVTVAHALYPVEQHLKTPLLLELLRHTDTESVLIFTRTKHRAKRLGEQLEKAGYRAASLQGNLSQNRRQAALDGFRDGTFQILVATDIAARGIDVSQVSHVINYDIPDTAEAYIHRIGRTGRAARSGDAFTLVTSDDGAMVRAIERSLGAPIERRTVQGFDYSVPAPKKDVEFARPPREPRQARPHANQPKKGGAAASPSASGRPSHPKDSGRRQPGQGAPASGPSRQRPGSPRRPR; encoded by the coding sequence ATGGATTTCAAATCGTTCGGTTTTCATCCGGCCGTGGCCACGGGAATCGCGGCGGCCGGCTACGAAACCCCCACACCGATCCAGGCCCAGGCCATCCCCGCGGTCATGGCGGGGCGCGACGTCATGGGGTTGGCCCAGACCGGCACCGGCAAGACAGCGGCCTTTGCCCTGCCGATCCTGCATCGCCTGCAACAGGGCGAGCGTGGCCGCGTCCGTGCCCTGGTCATCGCCCCCACCCGCGAGCTTGCGGAGCAGATCAACGACAGCTTCGTCACCCTGGGGCGGCAGACCCGCCTGCGGAGCGTGACGGTCTACGGCGGGGTAGGGGTGAATCCCCAGGTGCAGAAGCTCAAGGCCGGCGCCGAAGTGGTCGTGGCCTGCCCGGGTCGGCTCCTGGACCACATCGCCCAGGGGACCATCGACCTGTCGCGCCTGGAGGTGCTCGTCCTGGACGAGGCGGACCAGATGTTCGACATGGGCTTTCTGCCCGACATCCGACGGGTGCTCAAGCATCTTCCCCCCCGGCGGCAGACGCTGCTCTTCTCGGCCACCATGCCCATCGACATCCGCACGCTGGCCCAGGATATTCTGGTGGACCCGGTGACGGTGCAGGTGGGGACCGTGGCCCCGGCGGTCACCGTCGCCCACGCCCTCTACCCGGTGGAACAGCACCTGAAGACCCCGCTTCTGCTGGAGCTTCTTCGCCACACGGACACTGAGTCGGTGCTGATTTTCACGCGCACCAAGCACCGGGCCAAGCGCCTGGGTGAACAGTTGGAGAAGGCCGGCTACCGGGCGGCCTCGCTTCAGGGGAATCTCTCCCAGAACCGGCGGCAGGCTGCCCTTGATGGCTTCCGTGACGGCACGTTCCAGATCCTGGTGGCCACCGATATCGCGGCCCGCGGCATCGACGTGAGCCAGGTGTCCCACGTGATCAACTATGACATCCCCGACACGGCAGAGGCGTACATCCACCGTATCGGCCGCACCGGCCGCGCGGCCCGCAGCGGAGACGCCTTCACCCTGGTGACCTCTGACGACGGAGCCATGGTTCGTGCCATCGAACGGAGCCTCGGTGCCCCCATCGAGCGCCGCACCGTGCAGGGCTTTGACTACTCGGTGCCGGCGCCGAAAAAGGATGTGGAGTTTGCCCGTCCGCCCCGTGAGCCGCGCCAGGCCCGACCCCACGCAAACCAGCCGAAGAAAGGGGGCGCAGCGGCATCCCCCTCGGCGTCTGGACGGCCGTCCCATCCCAAGGACTCGGGCCGGCGGCAGCCGGGCCAAGGAGCTCCCGCGTCGGGTCCGTCGCGGCAACGGCCCGGAAGCCCCCGGCGGCCCCGCTGA
- a CDS encoding methyl-accepting chemotaxis protein has translation MVSLWNFYLNFSVKARLATLCVCYSACIAATALAAQADSALIKYGSVILFIVLGGIFGWINIWSINRPIQRAIGYLQTMARGDLSQEITVFRKNEFSKMLLTMRELQGSMRDIISGIQTTAADLSAASDLLRTTSSQIAEGTDHASQESASITTAVDEMASVSLAISHNCQKMAEEASGTGHATESGTETISRMTTIMEAVEQMVSGTMAAVNALGANSERIGDIITAIRDIADQTNLLALNAAIEAARAGEQGRGFAVVADEVRNLAERTTSSTREIQSIIGALQGDVKNVMGLMEQSSDSVRNGTRDMHLSRQAIGAIKEHIAPLIDHVSQVAIAAEEQSATTASITENIHRIALVIRDAAQGAQQTETAAADLAQSATELQQMVNRFKLSA, from the coding sequence ATGGTGTCACTGTGGAACTTCTATCTCAACTTTTCAGTAAAGGCCCGTCTTGCCACGCTCTGCGTCTGCTACAGCGCCTGCATCGCCGCGACGGCACTGGCCGCCCAAGCCGATTCGGCCCTTATCAAGTACGGATCCGTGATCCTCTTTATCGTCCTGGGGGGTATCTTCGGCTGGATCAACATCTGGTCCATCAACCGGCCGATCCAGAGGGCAATCGGTTATCTGCAAACCATGGCGCGTGGTGACCTGAGCCAGGAAATCACGGTGTTCCGGAAGAATGAGTTCAGCAAGATGCTCCTGACCATGCGGGAGCTCCAGGGCTCCATGCGCGACATCATCTCCGGCATCCAGACTACGGCGGCCGATCTGTCCGCCGCCTCCGACCTGCTCCGCACCACCTCCTCGCAGATTGCCGAAGGGACCGACCACGCCTCCCAAGAATCGGCATCCATCACCACGGCGGTGGATGAAATGGCCTCGGTGAGCCTCGCCATCTCGCACAACTGTCAGAAGATGGCAGAGGAGGCGTCGGGCACCGGCCACGCCACCGAAAGTGGAACGGAAACCATCTCCCGGATGACCACTATCATGGAGGCGGTCGAGCAGATGGTGTCCGGCACCATGGCGGCGGTCAACGCGCTGGGCGCCAACTCCGAACGGATCGGCGACATCATCACCGCCATCAGGGACATTGCCGATCAGACCAACCTGCTGGCGCTCAACGCCGCCATCGAGGCGGCCCGTGCCGGCGAGCAGGGACGCGGCTTCGCCGTGGTGGCCGACGAGGTGCGCAACCTCGCCGAGCGGACGACCTCGTCCACCAGGGAAATCCAGTCCATCATCGGCGCTCTGCAGGGCGACGTCAAAAACGTGATGGGCCTCATGGAGCAGAGCTCCGACAGTGTCCGCAACGGCACCCGGGACATGCATCTCTCCCGCCAGGCCATCGGGGCCATCAAGGAGCACATTGCCCCCCTCATTGACCACGTCTCCCAAGTGGCCATCGCGGCGGAAGAGCAGTCGGCCACCACTGCCAGCATCACGGAGAACATCCACCGCATCGCGCTGGTGATTCGCGACGCAGCCCAGGGAGCCCAGCAGACGGAAACCGCGGCGGCCGATCTGGCGCAGTCGGCGACGGAACTCCAGCAGATGGTCAACCGCTTCAAGCTCTCGGCCTGA
- a CDS encoding YbaN family protein encodes MPRAVIRSADERNSCVIKWLFLTVGVIATGLGVIGIFLPLVPTTPFLLLAAACFARSSDRFHRWLVEHAHLGPMVRGYLEGTGIPRRAKTVAIVMVWLTVPPSAFLLVPMPWVRALLLVIATGVTIYLVRLPTAPADNH; translated from the coding sequence TTGCCGAGGGCCGTCATCCGGTCTGCTGACGAAAGGAACTCCTGCGTGATCAAATGGCTTTTTCTGACCGTGGGCGTCATCGCAACCGGCCTCGGCGTTATCGGCATCTTCCTTCCGCTGGTGCCGACAACGCCCTTTCTTCTGCTGGCCGCGGCCTGCTTCGCGCGCAGCTCGGACCGATTCCACCGCTGGCTCGTGGAGCACGCCCACCTGGGCCCCATGGTCCGGGGCTACCTGGAGGGTACGGGTATCCCCCGCCGCGCCAAGACGGTTGCGATTGTCATGGTCTGGCTGACCGTGCCCCCCTCGGCCTTCCTGCTGGTGCCGATGCCGTGGGTACGGGCGCTTCTCCTCGTCATCGCCACAGGTGTGACGATCTATCTCGTTCGGCTCCCCACGGCGCCGGCCGACAACCACTAG
- a CDS encoding methionine adenosyltransferase, with amino-acid sequence MITIEAYRGQPVVEQGVEIVERKGRGHPDTICDSVVDAVSVALSRAYLREFGRILHHNIDKSLLAAGTVEKGFGGGRVVTPMEFIIGDRATFTVGGTTVPVAEIAVTAAREWIRANLRFVDPEEHIRYRIMLAPGSAELTDIFARPGTVMAANDTSASVGYWPLSPTEQAVLGLERHLNGPAFKDRHPDSGEDIKVMGLRQGNDLAVTLAMPLIARFVKSEADYFARKESLAREIASFLGEQGGFRRTELHFNTLDMPGRGLGGVYLSLLGTSAEDADSGQVGRGNRVNGVIALGRPLGTEAAAGKNPVSHVGKIYTILAHRLAREICEEIEGIREAHVLLLSRIGTPIDRPAMAAVQLAPERGRRVADVARKAEDIVGRGLATIGDFCLELAEGRHPVC; translated from the coding sequence ATGATCACCATCGAGGCTTATCGGGGACAACCGGTCGTCGAACAAGGGGTGGAAATCGTCGAGCGCAAAGGGCGCGGACATCCCGACACCATCTGTGACTCCGTGGTGGATGCCGTTTCCGTGGCCCTTAGCCGGGCATACCTGCGCGAATTCGGCAGGATTCTCCATCACAACATCGACAAGAGCCTCCTGGCCGCCGGGACCGTGGAAAAGGGGTTCGGCGGCGGCCGGGTGGTTACCCCCATGGAGTTCATCATCGGCGACCGGGCCACCTTCACGGTGGGAGGCACGACCGTGCCGGTGGCGGAGATCGCCGTTACCGCGGCCCGGGAGTGGATTCGCGCCAATCTCCGCTTCGTAGACCCGGAGGAGCACATTCGCTACCGGATCATGCTGGCGCCAGGCTCAGCCGAACTCACCGACATCTTTGCCCGTCCGGGCACCGTCATGGCCGCCAACGACACCTCGGCCTCAGTCGGCTACTGGCCCCTCTCACCGACAGAACAGGCAGTACTCGGCCTGGAGCGGCATCTCAACGGCCCCGCTTTCAAGGACCGCCACCCCGACTCAGGCGAGGACATCAAGGTCATGGGGCTGCGGCAGGGGAACGATCTCGCCGTGACCCTGGCCATGCCCCTCATTGCCCGGTTCGTGAAATCCGAGGCCGACTATTTCGCCCGGAAAGAGTCCCTGGCACGGGAAATCGCATCGTTCCTCGGGGAACAGGGCGGATTCCGCCGTACCGAGCTCCATTTCAACACGCTCGACATGCCGGGTCGGGGACTCGGGGGGGTCTACCTGAGCCTGCTCGGCACTTCGGCCGAAGACGCCGATTCGGGCCAGGTGGGGCGCGGCAACCGCGTGAACGGCGTCATCGCCCTTGGACGGCCGCTGGGGACCGAGGCGGCGGCCGGCAAAAATCCCGTGAGTCACGTGGGAAAGATCTATACCATCCTCGCCCACCGCCTGGCGCGCGAGATCTGCGAGGAGATCGAAGGGATCAGGGAGGCCCACGTCCTGCTCCTGAGCCGCATCGGCACCCCCATCGACCGGCCAGCCATGGCGGCGGTACAGCTTGCCCCCGAGCGGGGACGGCGGGTGGCAGATGTGGCCCGGAAAGCCGAGGACATCGTCGGGAGGGGGCTGGCGACCATTGGCGACTTCTGCCTGGAGCTTGCCGAGGGCCGTCATCCGGTCTGCTGA
- a CDS encoding Rne/Rng family ribonuclease translates to MAKKMLINVMHPEESRVAIVEDGKLVDLDIEIEGSEQTRGNVYKGVVVRVEPGLQAAFVDIGLKRLGFLQMGEIHPSFWQWRSDIPEESRSRRPRIQEVIRRGQELIVQVEKGERDMKGAALTTYMSFPGRYMVLMPGSDSAGISRKVESESDRKKLKEKVAELEIPEGYGYIVRTEALGKTKTELAKDLQYLVKLHQGIVDKAAAAKGPTLLHRELDVVIRTIRDYFTAEIDEVLVDSKDVYKQAREFFKQTMPKFEKLVKLHTEKRPIFSRYQIEEQIDLIYEKKVPLKSGGYLIIEPTEALVSIDVNSGKTTGEKGVEDTAYKTNLEAAEEAARQLRMRDLGGLIVLDFIDMRDKKHITAVEKTLKAALKGDKARVTVGRISQFGMLEMSRQRIRQTLEQGSTLECPHCSGRGKVKSVENMALSFLRKVHAAAAKGTVAEVHGGLPLEVAYYLLNRKKRELAQIENEYDIVVTVKGKTSFLMNQLELELVRREKPAHVETHEEHAEKVAEALAEGLPEAAEGTDVPAEASTAETEGKKKKRRRSRRKGKAEAEEMVESVAAAEIEEPEELEAGGGEEPEAAAGEETAEGEAPGEEARKKRRRKRRRGKKAKADETAAEEASAPEIAEEPAEEETTEAPIPAEEAGEASEEVKKKRRRRKRRTPKRAGEATEAPATEVEPAEPRAAEPEPELAPAEASPESAEPAPKKTRAPRSRKKAAEKPEKTEPAVALPEEQQAPAAAEATPVTPAEAKPAKKRATRKKTTSEPAPAPVQPPVPEPAADEPPKKKRAPRKKKEAPTEGTPEAG, encoded by the coding sequence ATGGCAAAAAAGATGCTCATCAACGTGATGCATCCGGAGGAATCACGCGTCGCCATCGTTGAAGACGGCAAGCTGGTTGATCTGGACATCGAAATCGAGGGGAGCGAACAAACCCGAGGCAACGTCTACAAGGGGGTGGTGGTCCGGGTGGAACCGGGACTGCAGGCCGCCTTCGTCGACATCGGACTGAAACGGCTCGGCTTCCTCCAGATGGGGGAAATCCATCCCTCGTTCTGGCAATGGCGCAGCGATATCCCCGAAGAGAGCCGCAGCCGCCGTCCCCGCATCCAGGAAGTCATCCGCCGGGGGCAGGAGCTCATTGTCCAGGTGGAAAAGGGCGAACGGGACATGAAGGGCGCGGCTCTGACCACCTACATGTCGTTTCCGGGCCGCTACATGGTGCTCATGCCCGGCAGCGACTCGGCGGGCATTTCCCGCAAGGTGGAGAGCGAGTCCGACCGGAAGAAGCTCAAGGAAAAGGTGGCCGAGCTGGAAATCCCCGAAGGCTACGGCTACATCGTCCGGACCGAGGCCCTGGGCAAGACCAAGACGGAACTGGCCAAGGATCTCCAGTACCTGGTGAAGCTCCACCAGGGCATCGTGGACAAGGCAGCCGCGGCCAAGGGCCCCACTCTTCTCCACCGGGAACTGGACGTGGTCATCCGCACCATCCGCGACTACTTCACCGCCGAGATCGACGAAGTGCTGGTGGACAGCAAGGACGTCTACAAGCAGGCCCGCGAATTCTTCAAGCAGACCATGCCCAAGTTCGAGAAGCTGGTGAAGCTCCACACGGAAAAGCGCCCCATCTTCTCCCGCTACCAGATCGAAGAACAGATCGACCTCATCTACGAAAAGAAAGTTCCCCTCAAATCGGGCGGCTACCTCATCATTGAGCCAACCGAGGCCCTGGTATCCATCGACGTCAACTCAGGCAAGACCACCGGCGAGAAGGGGGTCGAGGACACCGCCTACAAGACCAATCTGGAAGCGGCCGAAGAGGCTGCCCGTCAGCTGCGGATGCGCGACCTGGGCGGGCTCATCGTGCTCGACTTCATCGACATGCGGGACAAGAAGCACATCACCGCCGTGGAAAAGACCCTGAAGGCGGCCCTCAAGGGTGACAAGGCCCGGGTCACGGTGGGGCGCATTTCCCAGTTCGGCATGCTGGAGATGTCGCGCCAGCGGATTCGCCAGACCCTCGAACAGGGAAGCACCCTCGAATGCCCGCACTGCAGCGGGCGGGGCAAGGTGAAGAGCGTCGAGAACATGGCACTCTCCTTCCTGCGCAAGGTCCACGCCGCAGCGGCCAAGGGGACCGTGGCCGAGGTGCACGGCGGGCTTCCCCTGGAGGTCGCCTACTACCTGCTGAACCGCAAGAAGAGGGAACTGGCCCAGATCGAGAACGAGTACGACATCGTCGTGACCGTGAAGGGCAAGACCTCGTTCCTGATGAACCAGCTGGAACTGGAGCTGGTCAGGCGCGAAAAGCCGGCCCACGTGGAAACACATGAAGAGCACGCGGAGAAGGTGGCAGAGGCGCTCGCCGAAGGGCTGCCCGAAGCAGCCGAAGGGACCGACGTCCCGGCCGAGGCATCGACAGCCGAGACCGAGGGCAAGAAAAAGAAACGGCGCCGCAGCCGCCGGAAGGGCAAGGCCGAAGCCGAAGAGATGGTAGAGTCCGTAGCGGCTGCTGAAATCGAAGAACCCGAGGAGCTCGAAGCCGGCGGCGGAGAAGAACCGGAGGCCGCGGCTGGCGAAGAAACGGCGGAAGGGGAGGCTCCGGGCGAAGAAGCCAGGAAGAAGCGGCGGCGCAAGCGGCGGCGCGGCAAGAAGGCAAAAGCGGACGAAACCGCGGCCGAAGAAGCTTCAGCCCCGGAGATCGCCGAAGAGCCGGCAGAAGAGGAGACCACCGAAGCGCCGATCCCTGCCGAAGAAGCAGGAGAAGCTTCGGAAGAGGTGAAGAAGAAGCGGCGGCGGCGCAAGCGCCGGACCCCAAAACGTGCCGGCGAGGCGACCGAGGCGCCGGCAACGGAAGTGGAGCCGGCTGAGCCCCGTGCCGCGGAGCCCGAACCGGAGCTCGCCCCGGCCGAAGCGTCCCCAGAAAGCGCCGAGCCCGCTCCCAAAAAGACGCGCGCGCCCCGCAGCCGCAAAAAAGCGGCCGAAAAGCCCGAGAAGACCGAGCCCGCCGTGGCTCTCCCCGAGGAACAGCAGGCGCCTGCCGCAGCTGAAGCGACCCCGGTCACGCCGGCCGAAGCAAAACCGGCAAAAAAACGGGCCACGCGCAAAAAGACCACCTCCGAACCGGCACCCGCCCCGGTACAGCCCCCTGTCCCGGAGCCTGCCGCTGACGAGCCGCCCAAGAAAAAACGGGCTCCGCGCAAAAAGAAAGAAGCCCCGACAGAAGGAACACCGGAGGCAGGATAG